From Tachyglossus aculeatus isolate mTacAcu1 chromosome 12 unlocalized genomic scaffold, mTacAcu1.pri SUPER_6_unloc_1, whole genome shotgun sequence, the proteins below share one genomic window:
- the RHOV gene encoding rho-related GTP-binding protein RhoV, which yields MPPRDLPDVAQAAQGPRRSSAPTELGIKCVLVGDGAVGKSSLIVSYTCNGYPNCYRPTALDTFAVQVMVDGAPMRIELWDTAGQEEFDRLRSLCYPDTDVFLACFSVVQPGSFQNIAEKWLPEIRTHNPQAPVLLVGTQADLRDDVNVLIRLDQGGREGPVPPPQAQGLAEKIRAQGYLECSALTQKNLKEVFDAAILSAIEHKARLEKKLNAKGVRTLSRCRWKKFFCFV from the exons atgCCCCCCAGGGACCTGCCGGACGTGGCCCAGGCGGCCCAGGGGCCCCGCCGGAGCAGCGCGCCCACCGAGCTGGGCATCAAGTGCGTCCTGGTGGGCGACGGCGCCGTGGGCAAGAGCAGCCTCATCGTCAGCTACACCTGCAATGGCTACCCCAACTGCTACCGCCCCACCGCCCTCGACACCTTCGCAG TACAGGTCATGGTGGACGGAGCCCCTATGCGGATTGAACTCTGGGAcacggctggacag gaggagttTGACCGCCTGCGCTCCCTGTGCTACCCCGACACGGACGTCTTCCTGGCTTGCTTCAGCGTGGTCCAGCCCGGCTCCTTCCAGAACATTGCCGAGAAGTGGCTACCCGAGATCCGCACCCACAACCCGCAGGCGCCCGTGCTGCTGGTGGGCACCCAGGCCGACCTGCGGGATGATGTCAACGTGCTGATCCGTCTGGaccaggggggccgggagggcccCGTGCCCCCGCCCCAGGCCCAGGGACTGGCTGAGAAGATCCGGGCCCAGGGCTACCTGGAGTGCTCGGCCCTGACCCAGAAGAACCTCAAGGAGGTATTTGACGCAGCCATCCTCAGCGCCATCGAACATAAGGCCCGGCTGGAGAAGAAGCTCAATGCCAAAGGCGTCCGCACCCTCTCCCGCTGCCGGTGGAAGAAGTTCTTCTGCTTCGTCTga